From one Branchiostoma floridae strain S238N-H82 chromosome 3, Bfl_VNyyK, whole genome shotgun sequence genomic stretch:
- the LOC118411095 gene encoding CMP-N-acetylneuraminate-beta-galactosamide-alpha-2,3-sialyltransferase 1-like produces MWRRLRLYAVVVMAAATTLLTSYIKDSFLRRGKSYRRPAMTSTLFGANHKDREDVMYDFLENFQPKLDPNWELQYESYTRDRDFMPSTCPYGLVHRKNKSRWFESRYIDDIKMFMDKEDIKDESFKKLQAKYLLPFGYKDKNRTAVEEIFSVLPHPPVVREGRKKCVRCAVVGTGGQLKGSRRGKEIDSHDYVFRLNHALVGSLYVRDVGNKTSFYIFFPESGHVQHVIKSDPILVYIPFKDWDLAWMAGWLIRKKVPPPQCWIDKEPDCRKYGYPGEPKLVRPERLRLAHPDFLRYVFCNYLNATGQRPTTGVFTAFMAVHMCDQVSLYGFGFDPRYPMHYYDQDIFTEPRENDTAHNFGNERALWRILDRENIVRWVRR; encoded by the exons ATGTGGAGACGGCTTCGTTTGTATGCCGTCGTTGTGATGGCAGCAGCAACAACTTTACTGACAAGCTATATAAAGGACAGCTTCTTGCGGAGAGGGAAAAGTTACAG ACGTCCAGCCATGACTTCCACACTCTTCGGTGCCAATCACAAAGACAGGGAAGACGTTATGTACGATTTCTTGGAAAACTTTCAACCGAAACTCGACCCCAACTGGGAACTGCAATACGAGAGCTACACCAGGGACAGAGACTTCATGCCCTCG ACATGTCCCTACGGATTAGTTCACAGGAAGAACAAGTCGCGATGGTTCGAGTCCAGGTACATCGACGACATTAAGATGTTCATGGACAAGGAAGACATAAAGGACGAGAGCTTCAAGAAGCTACAGGCCAAATATCTCCTGCCCTTCGGCTACAAGGACAAGAATAGAACCG CTGTTGAGGAGATTTTCAGCGTGCTGCCCCACCCCCCTGTGGTGAGGGAGGGGAGGAAGAAGTGTGTGCGGTGCGCCGTTGTGGGCACGGGTGGACAGCTCAAGGGGTCCCGGAGGGGGAAGGAGATAGACAGCCACGACTATGTCTTCAG GCTGAATCACGCGCTAGTCGGAAGTTTGTACGTTCGGGACGTTGGGAACAAGACTTCCTTCTACATCTTCTTCCCAGAGTCCGGGCACGTGCAACACGTCATCAAATCG GACCCTATCCTAGTCTACATCCCGTTTAAGGACTGGGACCTGGCGTGGATGGCCGGGTGGCTGATACGGAAGAAGGTTCCGCCCCCTCAGTGCTGGATAGACAAGGAACCCGACTGTCGCAAATATGG ctATCCCGGTGAGCCGAAGCTGGTACGACCGGAGCGGCTCCGTCTGGCCCACCCTGACTTCCTTCGCTACGTGTTCTGTAACTACCTGAACGCCACCGGACAGAGACCCACCACGGGAGTCTTCACCGCCTTCATGGCCGTGCACATGTGTGACCAGGTATCTCTCTATGGCTTCGGATTCGACCCGAG GTACCCAATGCACTACTACGACCAAGACATCTTCACAGAGCCCAGAGAGAACGACACAGCGCACAATTTCGGAAACGAGCGGGCGCTTTGGCGGATTCTGGATCGGGAAAACATCGTTCGCTGGGTTCGGAGATGA
- the LOC118411096 gene encoding uncharacterized protein LOC118411096: MESVTSCGSQRRTMPGAVRGAGRAGRDTPYSIDREVRRLRGVASAAGSCRETQPTPDDGSSNPSAERIGNIQEQAINNETSDILVCGTCRQLFTTVALMRKHKSGGCRKKVVCRCTAGGLRMRRAESNVTDQEMPRRWLCRECWEEFDGPWHLMHHAGAVHGNVIYRRDQRNQQNAGVSS, encoded by the exons ATGGAATCCGTGACGTCTTGTGGTAGTCAGAGGCGAACCATGCCGGGAGCGGTCCGTGGGGCTGGGCGGGCTGGCAGGGATACACCTTACAG CATCGATCGTGAGGTAAGAAGACTGAGAGGAGTCGCCTCCGCTGCCGGATCGTGCCGTGAAACACAACCAACACCTGATGATGGCTCTTCAAACCCTTCAGCCGAACGGATAGGAAACATTCAGGAACAGGCCATAAATAATG AAACGTCGGACATCTTGGTTTGTGGGACGTGTCGGCAGCTCTTCACGACTGTGGCGCTCATGCGCAAACACAAGTCGGGCGGCTGCAGGAAAAAAGTCGTCTGCAGATGTACAGCTGGAGGACTGCGCATGCGTCGTGCTGAAAGTAACGTCACAG ACCAGGAAATGCCGCGCCGCTGGCTGTGCAGGGAATGCTGGGAAGAGTTCGACGGCCCCTGGCACCTTATGCACCACGCAGGCGCAGTGCATGGTAACGTCATCTATCGTCGGGACCAACGGAACCAACAAAATGCTGGTGTGTCTTCTTAG
- the LOC118411784 gene encoding somatostatin receptor type 2-like codes for MADAGHSYGMMVGNGSSVNGTDGTVDTLLLASDIITKIVAPTVYSVESVAALLGNALVIYMLLGFTKMKDATHYYILNLAVADALFMLGVPFITVSSAMEGWPFGNAMCKIVQSMDAMNMFNSVFSLAVLSVDRYLAIVRATSHPHLRQPKVAVAVSLSVWAASILLSIPVMTASDTVTLEDGTDICILNWPANEAMYWHKVLTSYTFVVGFIIPFTVISVSYLLVVRHLKLTTSEHEAVARVSAGMRTKVTKTVTAMTVTFAACWLPFHMCQMILLATEQQVTLWTLVVFHLAVFMSYANSCINPILYVFMSQKFRKSFRAALRLSWRGNADRRGARQRLPYVHQGDGITPSRLDMNGIFEEEKREVNLAILSNSVPRGDVYLRETMV; via the coding sequence ATGGCCGATGCCGGACACTCTTACGGTATGATGGTGGGGAACGGGAGCTCTGTGAATGGGACGGACGGCACGGTAGATACGCTGCTGCTCGCATCGGACATCATCACGAAAATCGTCGCGCCCACGGTGTACAGCGTGGAGAGTGTGGCTGCGCTCCTGGGGAACGCGTTGGTGATCTACATGTTGCTGGGATTCACCAAGATGAAAGACGCTACGCACTACTACATTCTGAACTTGGCCGTGGCTGACGCGCTCTTCATGCTCGGGGTGCCCTTCATCACAGTCTCCTCCGCCATGGAGGGGTGGCCGTTCGGCAACGCCATGTGCAAGATCGTCCAGTCCATGGACGCCATGAACATGTTTAACAGTGTGTTCAGTCTGGCCGTGTTGAGCGTGGACCGCTACCTGGCCATCGTCCGTGCCACTAGCCACCCCCATCTCCGCCAGCCGAAGGTAGCGGTCGCCGTCAGCCTGTCCGTGTGGGCTGCGTCCATCCTGCTGAGTATCCCCGTCATGACGGCCAGCGACACCGTCACGTTGGAAGATGGCACCGACATCTGCATCCTCAACTGGCCTGCCAACGAGGCTATGTACTGGCACAAAGTCCTGACGAGCTACACCTTCGTAGTCGGCTTCATCATCCCGTTCACTGTGATCAGCGTGTCCTACCTGCTGGTCGTCCGGCATCTGAAACTCACCACGTCGGAACATGAAGCAGTGGCCCGGGTCTCGGCCGGGATGCGGACCAAAGTGACCAAAACGGTCACCGCCATGACCGTGACGTTCGCAGCCTGCTGGCTGCCTTTCCACATGTGCCAGATGATCCTTCTGGCCACAGAGCAACAAGTGACACTATGGACGCTAGTCGTGTTTCACCTGGCGGTGTTCATGTCGTACGCGAACAGTTGCATCAACCCCATCCTCTACGTCTTCATGAGCCAGAAGTTTCGCAAGAGTTTTCGGGCCGCGCTTCGTCTCAGCTGGAGAGGGAACGCCGACCGCCGGGGCGCGAGACAGAGGTTACCGTACGTCCACCAGGGGGACGGCATCACGCCCAGCCGGCTGGACATGAACGGGATCTTCGAGGAAGAAAAACGTGAGGTAAACCTTGCAATACTCTCCAACTCAGTCCCCCGCGGAGATGTATACCTACGTGAAACTATGGTTTAG